The Streptomyces sp. NBC_01298 genome contains the following window.
GTGTGGACCGTGCTCGCGCAGCTTGGGCAGGCTGGTGGCGATGATCGGGATCTTCCCGTCGTATTCGTGGAAGCCTCGCTCGTACTGCTCGCCCGTCCACAGGTGCCGGGTGAGCTCGGTCAGGCGCTGGGCGGTGCGGTTGGGGTCGCGCTGGCCTTCCCGGTTGAACATCAGCAGCACCGGCGGGTAGAGCTGTCGCCGGACCAGGTCTCCGGCGCCGTCCAGCGGGTGCGCCACATCGGGCGTTCCTTGCCGTCGGTGTCCTTGGTCGTCCTGCGGAAGAACCGGGCGTACTTCTCCAGCTTGGGGGCGAGCTCTTCGGCGGTCATGTGGCAGTTGTCGACCTCGATGAACAGCAGCGGCATCTTGTCCTGCGGGGCGGTCAGGACGAGGTCGGCCTGGGCGCCGCCCTTGCCGGGCGCGTTCCAGGCACCGGTGGCGGGGAGCGGGACTTCGGTCCAGTACGAGGCGATCGTGCCGATCCCGGCCGGCTCGTCGACGACGGCCTGCGCGGCGGCCCGGACTTCGGCCGGGTCGTCGGCGAGCTTGGCCATGTCCGGCTTCGGGCGCAGCATGGCGATGACGGTCTCGTTGACGGCCATCGGGTGGGAGCCGCCACTGGAGCCCGCGCCGCGGGCGGTGGAGCCCATCTCCGTCACCGGGCGGCGCAACTCGTGGGAGGCCGCCTCCAAGCCCTTGAGCGTCAGGTTCCGCAGCCTGTCACCCGTAGCCGCGACGCCGCCGGTCTCGGACTGGTTGTGCTTGCGCATGTCGGCGAGCGCGCCGTTGTGTGCGGCGGTCCGGGCGGTCTTCTGCTCGGAGAGAGTCTTCTTGTCGGTATGGCGGTGGTTCAGGTGCGGAGCGCTGATCCGCTGGATCTGATCGGCCGTCGCGACTTTCAGCGCTCCGAGCACGCGCAGCACATCCCCGCGCAGGCTGTTCGAGGATCCCGCCGGGTTGGTCACCCGCTTGCCCGTCATCAGTTCCACCCCTGCGCCTGGTGCGACCGACGGCCGGCTGCCCGCTGGTCTTGTCCGGCCCGCAAAGGCGTCCACGCCGCCCGGGGGCGACCGTCTTCTCACATACATCTAGGTGAGAAGACGGTTGTGACGCTGCAATTTTCGCGCCGATTGCTGCCCTGAACAGGGGTTTTACAACCGCCTTGGGTGTCGGGCACCCAAGGAGGTCCCCAAGCGCCCCCTCAAGGAGCCCACTTCGGCTCACCCAGGCGACGCTGGGCTGGGCCGCGCGCCCCTCGGCGCTCCCGGCCAGGGACCGCGGCCCGTGGGCCGGACGACAACAGGCCCTAGCCGCGGACGATTGCATTGAGGGGTGCACGGCATCGTCCCCTCGATGTCGTGCACTCCCGAGACGATGTCGAGCATCCATGCGGGCAGTGCACGACATCGTCGGTGGCCACCGGTCGCATCGGATGCACTCAGCGTCCGGCTCCTGGCCCGTGATGCCGGTCAGGCTGCTGCGGGCGGTACGCCCGCTGGTCGCCCTCTCGAACCGGGTTCGGTGTGGAGGCGCCGTAGCGTCGTCGTACGGGCTCCATCACCAGCCTTCTTGAAGGCGTCCGTCACGCCACGCAGCTGCTCGGCGGTGAAGTCCAGGACTTCAGCGCCTGTCCGGGTCGCCGAGCGCGCCACCCGGTCCTGCGTCCAGCCCGAGGTCCTAACAAAGGCGTTGGACGTGTCTGTGGGTGATGAGGCAGGTGGCGAGGCTGAGGAAGGCTGAAGTGGCCCCTGCGGTGGTTGCGGGCCCTGAGCCCCGTCAGCCGCCCAGCAGTCGCTCCCCCAGATCGCTTCGGCCGTACAGGACCACGCGGCCGACACGGGCGCGGGTCACCAGGCCGGTGGTGCGCAGGGTAGCGAGGTGCTGGGAGACGGCGCTCGGGGTGATCGACAGGCGGCGGGCGAGGGTGGCGGTGGTGGTGGGGGTGTCCAGGGCCGCGAGGACGGCGGCCTTGCGGGGGCCGATCAGGGAGCCCAGGGCGTCCGGGGCGGGGGCGGTGACCGTCTCCCACAGGGTGGCGACGCCCCGGGCCGGGTAGGCGACGCGCGGTACGTCACCGATGGGGGCGGTTGCCCTGCGGCCGAACAGGGTCGGGCACAGGGTCAGGCCCCGGCCGGACTCCACGCGGTGTGGTGCTGTCATGCGGTGCAGGCGCAGAATCCCCGAGTCCCACTGCACGTTGGAGTGGAGGCTGCCGAAGAGCGCGGCGGCACCGCCCTCTGCCAGGAGCTGGGCCCGGTGCAGGATGTCCGCCTCCAGGACCCCGCGCATGCGCGGCCAGTGAGGGGCGAGGGCCAGATGCCAGTACGACTCCAGGATGTCCGCGATGCGGTCGCGGACCTCTGCGGGGGTGCCTTGGAGGGTGGGCGGGAGCTCTTCGTCGCGGTAGGCGGCCGCGAGGTCCGCCGCCACCGTCGCCGGGTCGGTGCGGCGGACCGTCGCCAGTTCCTCGGCCAGGTCCGGCATCCGGGCCAGCGGGCGGGGTGTGATGAAGTCCGGCAGCCAGCGGCGCCGGCTGACCAGGGAAAGGAGCAGCTCCGTGTCCAAGGCGGGCAGGTCGTCGCGGATCAGGCGCAACCAGCGCAGGTGAAGCGGGAATTCGCCCGGGTAGTGCAGCGCCCACAGACTGAACGAGGTCTCCTGCAGCGGTGAGATCGCGAAGCGCACATGGGCCAGGTCGTCCACGTTCAGGAACATCTCGATCATGCCGCGAGCCTAATGGATTAAGACGTCGGCTAAATGTCTACCTCGTGTGCCGTGCCGGGCGGTGGACTGATCGGCATGTTCCTGCCTCCCCCCGGGCCCCTGCGGGCCTATGCCGTCATGTCCTTCTTCGACTCGCTCGCCCGTGGCGTAATGCTCGCGGGCGGCGTCCTCTACTTCACCCGAGTCGTCGGCTTCGGCGCCGTTCAGGTCGGGGTGGGGCTCTCCGTCGCCACCCTCGTGGGGCTCTCGGCGTCGCTGCCCACCGGGGTGCTCGGCGACAGGATCGGTCACCGAAGGCTCCTCGTCGGCCTCCATGCGGCGCGGGCCGCGCTGCTCGCGGCGTATCTGCTCGTCGACTCGTTCCCCGTGTTTCTGCTGGTGGTCGGGCTCGCCGGGCTCGCGGAGAACGCCGTGGAGCCAGTGCGGCAGGGCTGCCTCGGCACCCTGACCACGCCCGGCAACCGGGTCGAGACCCTCGCGTACAACCGGGTTGTGCACAACGTCGGTATCAGCCTCGGCACCCCCGCCCTGGGTGCCGCGCTCGTCGCCGGGACCGCGTTCGCCTTCCGGCTGCTCATCACCTTCGGAGTGTTGGGCATCCTGATCGCCTGTGCGGCGGCGGCCCGGCTGCCCGATCGCCGTCCGGAGAAGTCGCCCGGCTGCAGCCTGATGACGGTCCTGCGCGACCGGCCCTACCTCGGACTCGCGCTCCTCAACGGGCTGCTGAGCCTGCACAGCGAACTCCTGGAGATCGCCGTGCCGCTGTGGGTCGCCGAGTACACCGGCGCGCCGGAGTGGACCGCGCCCCTGCTTCTCCTCGTCAACGTCTTCCTCGCCATCGGCTTCCAGATGCGGGCCGGGCGCGGCGTCACCGAGGTCGGCTCGGCGGCCCGCGCCATGCGGCGGGCGGGTCTGGCCGTGCTCGGCTGCGCCCTCGCGTTCGCGACGACCGGCTCACTGCCGTCGCCGCTCGCAGTGGCCGTACTCGTTGTCGCGGTCACCTTGCTGACGGCGGCGGAGCTGTTCCAGTCGGCGGGCTCCTGGTCGCTCTCGTACGAACTCGCCGCACCCGAACGGCTCGGCGAGTACCAAGGTGCCTGGAACGTCGGCACCCAACTCGGCCGCGCAGCCGGCCCGTTCGCCATCACCCTGGCCCTGAGTGGCCTCGGCGCGGCCGGCTGGGTAGTACTCGGTCTGACGTACGCGGCGGCCGCGACCCTCGCCCTTCCACTGGCCCGACGCGCGGCGGCGACCAGGCCCCGGGAGGCCGCGGTCCAAGAACGCGTCGCCGCCGAGCAGTTGGCTGGTGTCTAAGTGCCAACCTCCGAACTTCAGCATCAGAGTCAAGGGGTGAGCGGGCCGGCCAGGTTGGGAAGCGGTCTGGTTCGTCACTGTGGGTTCTTCAGCTCGGGGCTCTGTGTTCCTCGCGTGGCGCTGGGGGCGGGAGCGGGGAGTGTGAGCACGGCGGCCAGGCGTGCGATGGAGGCGATGTCTCCTTCGACCTGGACGTCTCCTTCGGTGATGGCGTCGGCCAGGGTGCGTCCTCCGTAGACGACGCGCGCGAGCGCGGAGGGCTGTGCGGTGATGACGGCGTCCGGGTCCTGCTGGTGACCTCGCTCGGCGTGCAGGATGCCGTCGGCGATGACGACCCGGAAGACCTCGGCGTTGATGTGGAGTTCGTATCGCCCTTGCACGCCCTGGGCGCGGCCGGGGTCGAAGTTGGTGCGCAGGCCGAGGATGAACGACGTGGCGCTCAGGTGGGCGGTGCGGTCGTGCTGGGGGGAGCGCAGGGCCCATCGGCCCAGTGCCCGTACGACCGGTTCGAGTTCCCGGCCCCAGGCGGTGAGTTCATAGGCCTCCGTAACTGCGGGCGCCGGCAGGCGCTGCTTGCGCACGAGGCCGGAGGCCTCCAGTTCGGTGAGGCGCTGGGCGAGCACGTTGGTGCTGATGCCGGGCAGGTCGGACCGCAGTTGGCCGTACCGCTTGGGGCCCAGTAGGAGTTCGCGAACCACCAGCAGTGCCCATCTCTCGCCGACGAGGTCGAGGGCGTGGCCCGTTCCGCATGCGTCGTTGTAGCTCCGTCGCGTTGCCATGCCGCCAGTCTACCCGAGTTACTTGCAAGTCAGAAGTGAATGCTTGTTTTTTGAAAGCACCATGGCTACCTTGATCACATCACCGACCGACAGCACGTTGCCCGACCGAGAACTGAGGAACCACAGATGCGTACGCTGATCAGCTCCGCCTTCATCTCCCTCGACGGCGTCGTGGAGGCCCCGGGCGGCGAGCCCGGCTACCGGAACTCCGGATGGACCTTCAAGGACATCGAGTTCCTCCCCGAGGCCTTCGAGATCAAGGGCCGGGAGCAGCAGGAGGCCGCCGCGATACTGCTGGGCCGGACCAGCTACGAGGCGTTCAGCCCCGTCTGGCCGGACATGGAGGACTTCGCCCAGTACAAGGAGATGCCGAAGTACGTCGTCTCCACCACCCTCACCGACGACGGCCTGGTGTCGAACTGGGGCGAGCAGACCATCCTGCGCTCGCTCGACGAGGTCGCCGCACTGAAGGAGACCGAGGGCGGCCCGATCATCGTCCACGGCAGCGCCACCCTGAACCGGAACCTCTCGGACGCCGGCCTGATCGACCGCTACCACCTGCTCGTTTTCCCGCTGCTGCTCGGTGCGGGCAAGCGCCTGTTCAGCGGCACGGACAAGGACACCCAGAAGCTGAAGCTGGTCGAGCACGAGGCGTACGCCAACGGTCTGCAGAAGCAGGTCTTCGACGTCGTCCGCTGATGCGGCGGGACCGCCCGGCGGTCCATGCAGGTCAGGCTGCCTGCGCCAGGCAGTCCGGGGTGATAGAGCAGAAGATCCGATCGTGTGAGAATCGCGCTGTGGAGTGCGACGTGTGCGGGCGTTTGATGTGGCAGTGGCGTTGGATCCGAACGAGTGGGCTGAGGAAATCTGCTCCTGCTCCTGCTCCTGGCGCTGCGCGGTGACCATGTGGGCGGCGAGTGGTTCTAGATCTCCCGTCCGCCGTATGCGCCCGTGGACCGTCGCTGGGAGACCGCGGTCGCGGAGGGGTTGCCTCCCGATCCTGCTCACGCCTTCGGTTTCTTCGAAAGGACGCTGTGCGGGATCGAGCTCCCGGGCATTGCTCCGTCCGACTACCTCTGGCTCCCGGAACGCCTGAACGCATGCGGTGCATGTAGGGAAACCGCAGTCGTCATCGATGAGCGTTGGCCGCGCGAACTGCGGGACGACCCCGCACGAATCAGCATCGCGAAGCGGCTGGCCACGTAGTCAGCACTCCCCGTTTGCGCCAGCCCCGCCTGGGGTCGGGCGTCGACCGGGGCCCGGCTGATGCTGTTGAGCTTGGGGGTGGCGGCGTCGAGGCTCACCTGGAGTCCCTCGACTTCTCCGAGCCAGCCGTTGCCGCGCGCTTCGCGGATGCGTTCGCGGAGGTTCTGGATGATCTCGATGAGGCGTGGCCGCAGGCGGGGGTCGATCTGAAGAACTGCGCAGCGGATGCAGGCTTCTCTGAACTGGCGATCGCTACTCGGGGCTCTGGGTAAACCGCTGGCAGCTGGGTCCCCGCCCGGGCAAAGATGCAGCCATGCGCTATGCCAACACCGACCCCGAGCTCATGGACCTGGTCCGACGATTCGTCACGCCCGGCCGACGGTACCTGCGGCTGGGTGGAAGCTCGCTGCGGTTGAGCGGGCCTGAGCGCGACTTGTTCATGAGAGAGCTGGTCAAGGCTGCCGGGGAGATCACTCCCGCTGAGCTCGGCGTCCTTTTCGAAGGCGGTTGGCGAGAGCGCAAGACTGCCTCCTGGCTGGTTGCTGTAGCCGGCAGGACCGATTTCCGCGGCCGCATCGGCGAACTCCTGCTGGCCAGCGAAGGCCCCGGCGGCGGGGCCCACTGCATCACTCTTGCCACCTTCGGCACCAGCGCGGACGCCGATCTAGTCTGCAGATACCTTGATCGCTGCTTGCCTCAACCCGACCGCGTCTACGACCAGATCGTCGCTCTCAGCACACTGCTTCACCTCGATGCCGTCCTTGGGACCGAGCGAGCAGCCCCATACCTTGCCGCCGGTGGCCTGTGGCAGCACTGGACCGACGCCACGCCGAACCTGTTGCGGGATCCGCAGACGTACCGGCAGGTCGTGGACCAGCTCTGTTCCTTCGCCAGCGAGTGCGCTGAACTCTTCGCCAGAATGGAAACCAGGCGCTGATCCTCCCGGCCTGACCGCTGGACGCCGACTGCTTCGGACTCCTCGGTAGAGTCTGGGCAATGACAGGAAACCAGGGCCGCTGGCCAAAGATCGACCAGGATGGTGGCATCGAGGACGTGACGCTGCTCATCCTGGAATGGCTGGGCGAGCAGGGCGTGAATGCCATGATCAGGGTGGATCCGGAGCGGGTGGCTGATAACGCGCCAGCGTGGACGTTCGCCGCCAGCGGAGGTCCCCTGGAGCACGGCATGCGCGCTGATGGGAGAACCGTGCGGCAGTGCATGTCCGCCGCCCTGGCCCGGCTGCGCGAAGCCGGGTTGTCTGTTCCGTTTTGATCTTCGTTCGCCACTTGCTTCGATCACGGCGTTGCTCTCCTGGCCTCTGTGGTGCCTGCCGGCTGGCGGACGCCCGGCATACCGAGTTCGACAGCGATCGACTGTCTCTTGACGAGTGCGTCGACCTGGGCGAGCTTGTCCTCAGCGCCGACAAGGCTGACCTTGAGTCCTCCGACCTCGCCGAGCCAGCCTTCGCGTTCGGCTTCGGCGATGCGGGCGATGAGGTTGTCGCAAATCTCCTCGATGCGGGAGCGTTGGTCCGGGTCCGGCCTGAGGAGTGCACATCTGACACAAGCATGCTCATGAACACACGGAGTGGAAAATGCGCGGCCGCAGGTGCCGATGGACACCTTGCGCTTCTCGAAGTGCGCGAGGAAGGCATCCCACTCCTCCTCGGTGGGAGTTCGGTATTCTTCGCTGGGCTGGGTGGACCGGCGGCGGGTGATGAACGCCCTGTGCGCCTCGATCGTCTCGGCCGGGTAGACGGCTAATGGTGGAGTCGGGTATTGGAACTGTCCGAATGCCTCTGCCTTCGACGCGCTTGGCATGGGTCCCCGGTGTGCCGGGGACCCATCTCAGGTCATGTCAGTGCGAGGGTCGATGGCCCAGTGGTTGGTTCGTAGGACTCGACCGGCGAAGGGCACGTCCTGCTCGCCCAAGAACCTGAAAACGAGGGAGCGGCAGATACCGTTTGACGGAGCGTTCTTTGTGGCCGGAAATACATGTATGAGCCCCCAGCGGCCGTCGTCGCGAGCCAGCTCAAGCAGCAGGCGGACGCCCTGCTTGGCGAGTCCTCGTCCCTGGAACTCCGGGAGTACCATCCAGCCGATCTCGGACATGCGCTCGGCATCGGTGTTGTGAGGCCACAAGGTCACGGTTCCCGCGACCAGTCCCGGCTCGGCTTCATCGGGCACGATCATTTTTGTCCAGTCCGTGCCCGCCGCCGCCCGTTGGACATCACGTCGGACCTTCGACTCCATGCCCTCGCGAGGCAACGGGCCGCCAAGCTCGACCATCATGGCCGGGTCGCATCGCATCCGAACGTAGGCGTCGACGTCGCCGTGCTCAACGTCACGTAGCAGCATCCGTGTTGCTCCTTTGTCTTCTGGTCTCATGCTTCTCCCGCAATCATTCCGCGAGGCTGTCGGATATGGACGTCATGGCTGGCGGTTGCTGACATCGGCTGCGTAGGCGGCCCAGTCGCCGGCTGATGCTTTCTGCCACTGGACGGCGACTTGGATGTGGATGCCGAGCACGCGGGCGAGGATGGCTGCGGGGAGCTCGGCGGCGAGGGTGAACAGTGCGGTGGAGCGGTCCTGCCGGGGCCGGATCCCGATCTTGTGGAGGCGCTGGGCGATCCGGTCGTCGCCGAGGGGGTGCCCGGGGCGGCCCCGGGGAGCAGCCAGGGGACGTCGTCGGGGGTTCCGATCTTGGCTTTGCCGCGTCGGGTCGCGACGAGTTCGCGGACGAGTGCGGCCAGCGGCTCGGGGAGAACGACCGGCGAGGTGCCGAACGTGATCGCGACGGTGTCGTCGTTGATGCGGACGTCGTCGACGGTGAGCTGGCTGATGGTGGCGATCTTCTGGGCGTAGAGGATCAGCAGCAGTCCGGCGACGCGGTCCGGGGTGGGCAGGGCGTCGTCGTGGAGGAGCCGTCGGGCGCCTGACCAGCGTTTCTCGCTGTCGATGGTGCTGAGGGGGCCCGTCCAGCGGGTAGTGCCGTAGGTGAGGCCGCGGGCGTGGCGGTGCTGTACCGACCAGCGGACGAAGTGGCCGGTCTCGTCCCGGTAGGTGGCATCGGCGCCTGAGGTCCATCGCTCCAGGTCAGGCTGGGTGCAGTCGCTGAGCGTCAGGCCGTTGCCGGCCAGCCAGTCGAGGAAGTTGGCCGCTGCGGTGACGTGGCAGCGGACGTTCAGGGCTTGGAGATGGGTGGTGTGTTCCTTGCCGAGGCGTCGTCGGAGTCGACGCAGGTGATGCCAGCTTGCGTATCCGTGCAGGATCCGGCGTTCGGTGGGGTCGGCGCGGGCCTGAACTGCCGCGGTGATCCAGCCCTCCAGCGCGACGAGGCGTTCGTCGCGGGCCGGCAGTGCTCCGGTGGCGACCATGACGCTGCGGAGATGTGCGAGAACCTTGCTCGCAGGCAACTCGTCGAGCGTTTCGTGCGTGACGGGTCGTTCGTCGCGGCCGATCTGCTGGAGCAGGATGCTGACCTTCGAGCCCGATAGCCAGAACATGGTGCTGGTGGGGCGTTCGGCTCCGGACAGTGCCTCGTAGAGGGGGACGAGGTCCTGCCGGATTGTGCCGGTGTTGCCGCCAAGGAGGTCGCGTACCAACTGGTCGAGCGTGCATCGCTGGCAGGAGCGGGTGCTGAGCTGCCATGTGGTGCGGCAGACCGGGCAGCGGCCCCAGAAGTCCGGGTCCGGGTTGGTGCACTTCGCGCACAAAGGCGCGTCCCAGGTGCCGCCGCGGACGTGGTCGACGGTGCCGCAGCTGCTGCATAGTGTCCACCGCAGCTGGCACCGGTTGCACCAGGGTTCGCCCGTGACCCGGGAAATCTCACAGACCGCTGTCCGTCCGCAGATGCTGCACTGGGTGGCGGTCCTGGGCCGGCAGTTGGCGCAACGGGGTCCGTCGGGAAGGCGGACGGCGACTTTCTGGCGGCGCCCGCAGCCGCGGCATTCCTCGAGGTTGACGGGGTCGCTGACGAGGCAGTTGGGGCAGAGCGGGTGCCCTTCGGCGTCCCGGGCGGTGGGCTCGCGGACGGCTCCGCAGCGGATGCAGGGCACGGCCGAGTTGCGGGCGAAGCAGTTGCGGCAGACCCGTTTGCCGTCCAGCAGCTTCGAGAGTGCCTTGACCTCCTGGCAGCGGAAGCAGGCCGGGTTGACCACCGTCGTGGCCCCGGCTTGGACGAGTTCGCTGATGAACCGCAGGACGGCGGGGGTCGGGGCGTCGTAGCCGGCGCCGGTCAGCAGGTCGGGCTGGGCGATGACCGCCCAGGCCAGGCGGCGCCGGCCAGCCGTTCGGACGGTGGCGCGTTCGAGGGCTGATCGAACAGTGTCGGTGGTCAGCACGGCATCGAGGGCGGTGACGAGTCTGGTGAGTTCGGCGAGTGGATCGCCGTTTGTGTCCGGGCACTTCGCGCAACGAGGGTCGCCGTGGCGGTCCCGGCTGACGACGCGCCGCTGCTGATGGCAGCCCGCGCAGACGGCTGGCTTGTCGAAGCAGGGCGAGCAGCCCCACCGGCCGCCGGTGCGGCTGCCCACGTAGGGCCGTCCGCAGCCGCACCCACCGCAGCGGGGAAGCGCGATGTCCTGGGCGCCGGCGTCGCGAAGGGCCATCAGCAACCGTGCGACGCAGAACGGTGCTGGAGGCCGTCCGGTCCGCAGCAGCGACGGATCGTCATGCAGGGCCTGGGCGAGGCGCCGACGACCGGCTCTCCCCGGCATCCCACCCCCCGACCGCGAACGGATCTTCGAACGCTTCACCCGCCTGGACAGCGCCCGCGCCCGCAACACCGGCGGCAGCGGTCTGGGCCTGGCCATCGCACGCGAAATCGCAGCCCGCCACGGCGGCACCCTGCACGCCGCCCCCACCCCGTCAGGAGCCCTCCTCATCGTCGAGCTCCCCCACCCACAGCGAGTCCGAGCTGCTTAACTCCGGCTCCCCATCCAGCGGGGCGGGGTGAGAGGGCCACGCCCAGTTTCAGGTCGGAGCCCTGTCATCGTCCGGACACAGGTGGCAGGACGGGGCGGCGTTCGCGGG
Protein-coding sequences here:
- a CDS encoding replication-relaxation family protein produces the protein MTGKRVTNPAGSSNSLRGDVLRVLGALKVATADQIQRISAPHLNHRHTDKKTLSEQKTARTAAHNGALADMRKHNQSETGGVAATGDRLRNLTLKGLEAASHELRRPVTEMGSTARGAGSSGGSHPMAVNETVIAMLRPKPDMAKLADDPAEVRAAAQAVVDEPAGIGTIASYWTEVPLPATGAWNAPGKGGAQADLVLTAPQDKMPLLFIEVDNCHMTAEELAPKLEKYARFFRRTTKDTDGKERPMWRTRWTAPETWSGDSSTRRCC
- a CDS encoding ArsR/SmtB family transcription factor is translated as MIEMFLNVDDLAHVRFAISPLQETSFSLWALHYPGEFPLHLRWLRLIRDDLPALDTELLLSLVSRRRWLPDFITPRPLARMPDLAEELATVRRTDPATVAADLAAAYRDEELPPTLQGTPAEVRDRIADILESYWHLALAPHWPRMRGVLEADILHRAQLLAEGGAAALFGSLHSNVQWDSGILRLHRMTAPHRVESGRGLTLCPTLFGRRATAPIGDVPRVAYPARGVATLWETVTAPAPDALGSLIGPRKAAVLAALDTPTTTATLARRLSITPSAVSQHLATLRTTGLVTRARVGRVVLYGRSDLGERLLGG
- a CDS encoding MFS transporter, which gives rise to MFLPPPGPLRAYAVMSFFDSLARGVMLAGGVLYFTRVVGFGAVQVGVGLSVATLVGLSASLPTGVLGDRIGHRRLLVGLHAARAALLAAYLLVDSFPVFLLVVGLAGLAENAVEPVRQGCLGTLTTPGNRVETLAYNRVVHNVGISLGTPALGAALVAGTAFAFRLLITFGVLGILIACAAAARLPDRRPEKSPGCSLMTVLRDRPYLGLALLNGLLSLHSELLEIAVPLWVAEYTGAPEWTAPLLLLVNVFLAIGFQMRAGRGVTEVGSAARAMRRAGLAVLGCALAFATTGSLPSPLAVAVLVVAVTLLTAAELFQSAGSWSLSYELAAPERLGEYQGAWNVGTQLGRAAGPFAITLALSGLGAAGWVVLGLTYAAAATLALPLARRAAATRPREAAVQERVAAEQLAGV
- a CDS encoding winged helix-turn-helix transcriptional regulator encodes the protein MATRRSYNDACGTGHALDLVGERWALLVVRELLLGPKRYGQLRSDLPGISTNVLAQRLTELEASGLVRKQRLPAPAVTEAYELTAWGRELEPVVRALGRWALRSPQHDRTAHLSATSFILGLRTNFDPGRAQGVQGRYELHINAEVFRVVIADGILHAERGHQQDPDAVITAQPSALARVVYGGRTLADAITEGDVQVEGDIASIARLAAVLTLPAPAPSATRGTQSPELKNPQ
- a CDS encoding dihydrofolate reductase family protein; this encodes MRTLISSAFISLDGVVEAPGGEPGYRNSGWTFKDIEFLPEAFEIKGREQQEAAAILLGRTSYEAFSPVWPDMEDFAQYKEMPKYVVSTTLTDDGLVSNWGEQTILRSLDEVAALKETEGGPIIVHGSATLNRNLSDAGLIDRYHLLVFPLLLGAGKRLFSGTDKDTQKLKLVEHEAYANGLQKQVFDVVR
- a CDS encoding DUF6000 family protein, whose translation is MRYANTDPELMDLVRRFVTPGRRYLRLGGSSLRLSGPERDLFMRELVKAAGEITPAELGVLFEGGWRERKTASWLVAVAGRTDFRGRIGELLLASEGPGGGAHCITLATFGTSADADLVCRYLDRCLPQPDRVYDQIVALSTLLHLDAVLGTERAAPYLAAGGLWQHWTDATPNLLRDPQTYRQVVDQLCSFASECAELFARMETRR
- a CDS encoding integrase gives rise to the protein MPSASKAEAFGQFQYPTPPLAVYPAETIEAHRAFITRRRSTQPSEEYRTPTEEEWDAFLAHFEKRKVSIGTCGRAFSTPCVHEHACVRCALLRPDPDQRSRIEEICDNLIARIAEAEREGWLGEVGGLKVSLVGAEDKLAQVDALVKRQSIAVELGMPGVRQPAGTTEARRATP
- a CDS encoding GNAT family N-acetyltransferase, producing MLLRDVEHGDVDAYVRMRCDPAMMVELGGPLPREGMESKVRRDVQRAAAGTDWTKMIVPDEAEPGLVAGTVTLWPHNTDAERMSEIGWMVLPEFQGRGLAKQGVRLLLELARDDGRWGLIHVFPATKNAPSNGICRSLVFRFLGEQDVPFAGRVLRTNHWAIDPRTDMT
- a CDS encoding site-specific integrase → MALRDAGAQDIALPRCGGCGCGRPYVGSRTGGRWGCSPCFDKPAVCAGCHQQRRVVSRDRHGDPRCAKCPDTNGDPLAELTRLVTALDAVLTTDTVRSALERATVRTAGRRRLAWAVIAQPDLLTGAGYDAPTPAVLRFISELVQAGATTVVNPACFRCQEVKALSKLLDGKRVCRNCFARNSAVPCIRCGAVREPTARDAEGHPLCPNCLVSDPVNLEECRGCGRRQKVAVRLPDGPRCANCRPRTATQCSICGRTAVCEISRVTGEPWCNRCQLRWTLCSSCGTVDHVRGGTWDAPLCAKCTNPDPDFWGRCPVCRTTWQLSTRSCQRCTLDQLVRDLLGGNTGTIRQDLVPLYEALSGAERPTSTMFWLSGSKVSILLQQIGRDERPVTHETLDELPASKVLAHLRSVMVATGALPARDERLVALEGWITAAVQARADPTERRILHGYASWHHLRRLRRRLGKEHTTHLQALNVRCHVTAAANFLDWLAGNGLTLSDCTQPDLERWTSGADATYRDETGHFVRWSVQHRHARGLTYGTTRWTGPLSTIDSEKRWSGARRLLHDDALPTPDRVAGLLLILYAQKIATISQLTVDDVRINDDTVAITFGTSPVVLPEPLAALVRELVATRRGKAKIGTPDDVPWLLPGAAPGTPSATTGSPSASTRSGSGPGRTAPPHCSPSPPSSPQPSSPACSASTSKSPSSGRKHQPATGPPTQPMSATASHDVHIRQPRGMIAGEA